One window of Nostoc sp. C052 genomic DNA carries:
- the hetR gene encoding heterocyst differentiation master regulator HetR: MSNDIDLIKRLGPSAMDQIMLYLAFSAMRTSGHRHGAFLDAAATAAKCAIYMTYLEQGQNLRMTGHLHHLEPKRVKIIVEEVRQALTEGKLLKMLGSDEPRYLIQLPYVWLEKYPWQPGRSRVPGSSLTSEEKRQIEQKLPSNLPDAQLVSSFEFLDLIEFLHKRSQEDLPLEHQMPLSEALGEHIKRRLLYSGTVTRIDSPWGMPFYALTRLSYTPADDQERTNILVEDTARYFRMMKNWAERQRNAMRLLEELDILPEKMEQAMEELDEVIRAWADKYHQDGGIAVILQTVFGERED, translated from the coding sequence ATGAGTAACGACATAGATCTGATCAAACGTCTTGGCCCCAGTGCGATGGATCAGATCATGCTTTATCTGGCTTTTAGTGCCATGCGGACGAGTGGGCACAGGCATGGGGCATTTTTAGACGCAGCCGCAACAGCAGCAAAGTGTGCAATTTACATGACCTATCTAGAGCAGGGACAAAACCTGCGAATGACAGGGCATCTGCATCACTTAGAGCCGAAACGAGTAAAAATTATTGTAGAAGAAGTCAGACAGGCATTAACAGAAGGCAAGCTGTTAAAAATGCTGGGTTCTGATGAACCCCGCTATCTAATCCAATTGCCTTATGTCTGGCTAGAAAAATATCCTTGGCAACCGGGGCGATCGCGCGTTCCTGGTAGCAGTCTGACAAGCGAAGAAAAAAGACAGATAGAGCAGAAACTACCAAGTAATCTACCTGATGCCCAATTAGTTAGCTCCTTTGAGTTTCTGGATTTGATCGAGTTTTTGCACAAGCGATCGCAAGAAGACTTACCACTCGAACACCAAATGCCTCTAAGTGAAGCTTTGGGTGAGCATATCAAGCGCCGTCTGCTTTACTCAGGAACAGTAACGCGCATTGATTCTCCTTGGGGAATGCCCTTCTACGCACTTACCCGTCTTTCTTACACCCCAGCAGACGATCAAGAACGCACTAACATCCTGGTAGAAGATACCGCTCGGTATTTTCGGATGATGAAAAATTGGGCAGAACGGCAACGAAACGCCATGCGCTTACTGGAAGAACTTGATATCCTCCCAGAAAAAATGGAGCAGGCTATGGAAGAATTAGATGAAGTTATCCGTGCCTGGGCAGATAAATACCACCAAGATGGCGGTATTGCAGTCATTTTACAAACAGTTTTTGGCGAAAGAGAAGACTAG
- the rpsD gene encoding 30S ribosomal protein S4, translated as MSRYRGPRLRIVRRLGDLPGLTRKSARRAYPPGQHGQNRKKRSEYAIRLEEKQKLRFNYGLTEKQLLRYVRKARRVTGSTGQVLLQLLEMRLDNTVFRLGIAPTIPAARQLVNHGHVTVNGRVVNIASYQCRPGEVIAVRDRAQSRKLVEANLQYPGLANLPSHLEFDKNKLVGKVNSVIEREWVALQVNELLVVEYYSRQA; from the coding sequence ATGTCCCGATATAGAGGGCCACGCCTCAGAATTGTCCGTCGCTTGGGCGACTTACCAGGATTAACTCGTAAAAGCGCCAGACGCGCTTACCCACCTGGTCAGCATGGTCAGAACCGTAAAAAACGCTCTGAGTATGCCATCCGTCTAGAAGAAAAGCAAAAGCTCCGCTTCAACTACGGTTTGACTGAAAAGCAATTGCTCCGCTATGTACGGAAAGCCAGACGGGTTACTGGTTCTACCGGACAAGTGCTACTGCAATTGCTAGAAATGCGCTTGGATAATACCGTTTTCCGCTTGGGTATAGCCCCGACTATCCCAGCGGCTCGTCAACTGGTAAATCACGGTCACGTAACTGTTAACGGTCGTGTGGTGAATATTGCCAGCTACCAATGCCGTCCTGGTGAAGTAATTGCAGTTAGGGATCGGGCACAATCCCGGAAGTTGGTGGAAGCTAACTTGCAATATCCCGGTTTGGCAAACCTCCCCAGTCATTTGGAGTTTGACAAAAATAAGTTGGTTGGTAAAGTCAACAGCGTTATTGAGCGCGAATGGGTGGCACTACAAGTTAATGAACTACTTGTGGTGGAATACTACTCACGACAAGCGTAA
- the moaA gene encoding GTP 3',8-cyclase MoaA: MNQVDYLRISLIDRCNFRCQYCMPEGVELDYILKQQLLTDEELLTLIQEVFIPVGFTRFRLTGGEPLLRPRVVDLVGAIATLPQTQDISMTTNGFLLAPMAQNLYNAGLRRINISLDSLDPDIFDQIIGNQGRSRWQQVWQGIQAAHQVGFDPLKLNVVVIPGVNDHEVLDLAALTIDKQWHVRFIEFMPIGNMHLFGDRGWVSSADLRERIRDRWGLTESQVRGAGPADVFQIPGAKGTLGFISQMSECFCDRCNRMRLSADGWLRPCLLNETGQIDLKTALRSGVSTAQLQEQVRHLLGIKSEINFKGRDSGVTGTYTRTMSQIGG, from the coding sequence ATGAACCAGGTAGATTACCTCCGCATTAGCTTAATCGATCGCTGCAATTTTCGTTGTCAGTACTGTATGCCAGAGGGAGTAGAACTGGACTATATTCTTAAGCAACAGCTGTTAACTGATGAGGAACTACTCACCTTAATTCAAGAAGTATTTATTCCAGTCGGCTTTACCCGATTTCGTTTGACTGGGGGTGAACCCTTATTGCGTCCGCGGGTGGTGGATTTAGTCGGTGCGATCGCAACTCTCCCCCAAACTCAAGATATCTCAATGACTACCAACGGTTTTTTGCTGGCTCCGATGGCACAAAACCTCTACAATGCTGGTTTGCGACGAATTAATATTAGTCTGGACTCTCTTGATCCCGACATTTTTGATCAAATTATTGGTAATCAGGGGCGTTCTCGTTGGCAGCAAGTTTGGCAGGGAATTCAAGCTGCCCATCAAGTCGGATTCGACCCCTTAAAGCTGAATGTGGTGGTGATTCCTGGCGTTAATGACCACGAAGTTCTCGATTTAGCCGCCCTGACAATTGATAAACAGTGGCATGTTCGATTTATTGAGTTTATGCCTATTGGTAATATGCATTTATTTGGCGATCGCGGTTGGGTATCTTCAGCCGATTTACGAGAACGCATTCGCGATCGCTGGGGCTTGACAGAATCTCAAGTTCGTGGTGCTGGTCCTGCTGATGTCTTTCAAATTCCCGGTGCGAAGGGGACACTAGGATTTATTAGTCAGATGTCAGAATGTTTTTGCGATCGTTGTAATCGGATGCGCCTGAGTGCAGATGGCTGGCTGCGTCCCTGTTTATTAAATGAAACTGGTCAAATAGATTTAAAAACTGCCCTACGTTCTGGTGTCAGCACAGCTCAATTACAAGAACAGGTCAGACATTTACTCGGAATCAAGTCAGAAATTAACTTTAAAGGGCGCGATTCTGGTGTTACAGGTACATATACTCGCACCATGTCGCAAATTGGCGGTTAG